Proteins from a genomic interval of Oncorhynchus clarkii lewisi isolate Uvic-CL-2024 chromosome 13, UVic_Ocla_1.0, whole genome shotgun sequence:
- the LOC139424001 gene encoding cytoglobin-1-like, protein MERQQGEVNADRLERLDPLCDSEREMIKDTWAKVYQNCDDVGVAILIRLFVNFPSSKQYFSQFQQVEDPEELERSAQLKKHSRRVMNAINTLVENLYDGDKMVAVLKLLGKAHALRHRVEPVYFKILCGVILEVLVEDFPDYITPEVAVAWTKLLDAIYWHVKGVYEEVGWASSSAV, encoded by the exons ATGGAGAGGCAGCAGGGAGAGGTAAATGCAGACCGCCTGGAGCGCCTAGATCCACTCtgtgactcagagagagagatgatcaaGGACACCTGGGCCAAAGTCTACCAGAACTGTGATGATGTCGGGGTGGCCATTCTCATCAG GCTCTTTGTGAACTTCCCCTCCTCCAAGCAGTACTTTAGCCAGTTCCAACAGGTGGAGGACCCTGAGGAGCTGGAGAGGAGTGCCCAGCTCAAGAAGCACTCCCGCAGGGTGATGAACGCCATCAACACCCTTGTGGAGAACCTCTATGACGGGGACAAGATGGTGGCTGTTCTGAAGCTGCTGGGCAAGGCCCATGCACTCAGACACAGGGTGGAGCCTGTCTACTTCAAG atcCTGTGTGGGGTGATTCTGGAGGTGCTGGTTGAAGACTTTCCTGATTACATCACTCCAGAGGTGGCAGTGGCGTGGACCAAACTGCTGGATGCCATCTACTGGCACGTGAAAGGCGTGTATGAGGAGGTGGGCTGGGCCTCCAGCTCTGCTGTGTga
- the LOC139364931 gene encoding phosphoribosyl pyrophosphate synthase-associated protein 1 isoform X2: MNVAKSGYRVFSANSTAACTELAKKITERLGVELGKSVVYQESNRETRVDVKESVRGQTIFIIQTIPRDVNTAIMELLVMAYALKTSCAKNIIGVIPYFPYSKQCKMRKRGSIVCKLLASMLAKAGLTHIITMDLHQKEIQGFFSFPVDNLRASPFLLQYIQEEVPDYRNAIIVAKSPSAAKRAQSYAERLRLGLAVMHGEAQCSESDMADGRHSPPCVRNTSGHPGLELPLMMAKEKPPITVVGDVGGRIAIIVDDIIDDVEDFVAAAEILKERGAYKIYIMATHGLLSADAPRLIEESAIDEVVVTNTVPHEVQKLQCPKIKTVDVSMILAEAIRRIHNGESMAYLFRNITVDD, translated from the exons ATGAATGTCGCAAAAAGTGGTTATCGGGTCTTCTCTGCCAATTCTACTGCAGCATGTACAGAACTAGCCAAGAAGATAACCga AAGACTAGGAGTTGAATTGGGCAAGTCAGTGGTCTATCAAGAGTCTAATAGAG AGACCAGAGTAGACGTGAAGGAATCTGTTCGCGGCCAAACTATCTTCATCATCCAGACCATACCCAG AGATGTCAACACGGCCATCATGGAGCTGCTGGTCATGGCCTACGCCCTTAAGACCTCCTGTGCAAAGAACATAATTGGGGTCATTCCCTATTTCCCCTACAGCAAGCAGTGTAAGATGAGAAAAAGGGGTTCCATAGTGTGCAAGCTGCTGGCTTCCATGCTAGCCAAAGCAg gTTTAACTCACATCATCACCATGGACTTACATCAGAAGGAGATTCAGGGCTTCTTCAGTTTTCCAGTGGACAACCTGCGTGCCTCCCCCTTCCTGCTTCAGTACATCCAGGAGGag GTCCCAGATTACAGAAACGCCATTATTGTTGCAAAGTCACCGTCTGCTGCTAAGAG AGCTCAGTCCTATGCAGAGCGACTGCGTTTGGGCCTGGCAGTGATGCATGGCGAGGCTCAGTGTTCAGAGTCTGACATGGCTGACGGACGACACTCTCCCCCCTGTGTCCGTAACACCTCAGGACACCCTGGGCTGGAGTTGCCTT TAATGATGGCCAAGGAGAAGCCCCCGATCACTGTTGTAGGAGATGTCGGTGGAAGAATCGCCATCATTGTT GATGACATCATCGACGACGTGGAGGACTTTGTGGCGGCAGCTGAGATTCTGAAGGAGAGAGGAGCTTATAAGATCTACATCATGGCTACACATGGGCTGCTGTCTGCCGATGCCCCCCGTCTTATTGAGGAGTCCGCCATCGACGAG GTGGTGGTGACTAACACCGTCCCTCATGAGGTACAGAAGCTCCAGTGTCCCAAGATCAAGACAGTGGACGTCAGTATGATCCTGGCCGAGGCCATCCGACGCATCCACAATGGGGAGTCCATGGCCTACCTATTCCGCAACATCACGGTGGACGACTAG
- the LOC139364931 gene encoding phosphoribosyl pyrophosphate synthase-associated protein 1 isoform X1, whose translation MNVAKSGYRVFSANSTAACTELAKKITERLGVELGKSVVYQESNRETRVDVKESVRGQTIFIIQTIPRDVNTAIMELLVMAYALKTSCAKNIIGVIPYFPYSKQCKMRKRGSIVCKLLASMLAKAGLTHIITMDLHQKEIQGFFSFPVDNLRASPFLLQYIQEEVPDYRNAIIVAKSPSAAKRAQSYAERLRLGLAVMHGEAQCSESDMADGRHSPPCVRNTSGHPGLELPSGSKQQAPFPGIELPIMMAKEKPPITVVGDVGGRIAIIVDDIIDDVEDFVAAAEILKERGAYKIYIMATHGLLSADAPRLIEESAIDEVVVTNTVPHEVQKLQCPKIKTVDVSMILAEAIRRIHNGESMAYLFRNITVDD comes from the exons ATGAATGTCGCAAAAAGTGGTTATCGGGTCTTCTCTGCCAATTCTACTGCAGCATGTACAGAACTAGCCAAGAAGATAACCga AAGACTAGGAGTTGAATTGGGCAAGTCAGTGGTCTATCAAGAGTCTAATAGAG AGACCAGAGTAGACGTGAAGGAATCTGTTCGCGGCCAAACTATCTTCATCATCCAGACCATACCCAG AGATGTCAACACGGCCATCATGGAGCTGCTGGTCATGGCCTACGCCCTTAAGACCTCCTGTGCAAAGAACATAATTGGGGTCATTCCCTATTTCCCCTACAGCAAGCAGTGTAAGATGAGAAAAAGGGGTTCCATAGTGTGCAAGCTGCTGGCTTCCATGCTAGCCAAAGCAg gTTTAACTCACATCATCACCATGGACTTACATCAGAAGGAGATTCAGGGCTTCTTCAGTTTTCCAGTGGACAACCTGCGTGCCTCCCCCTTCCTGCTTCAGTACATCCAGGAGGag GTCCCAGATTACAGAAACGCCATTATTGTTGCAAAGTCACCGTCTGCTGCTAAGAG AGCTCAGTCCTATGCAGAGCGACTGCGTTTGGGCCTGGCAGTGATGCATGGCGAGGCTCAGTGTTCAGAGTCTGACATGGCTGACGGACGACACTCTCCCCCCTGTGTCCGTAACACCTCAGGACACCCTGGGCTGGAGTTGCCTT CTGGCAGCAAACAACAAGCTCCGTTCCCAGGCATAGAGCTCCCAA TAATGATGGCCAAGGAGAAGCCCCCGATCACTGTTGTAGGAGATGTCGGTGGAAGAATCGCCATCATTGTT GATGACATCATCGACGACGTGGAGGACTTTGTGGCGGCAGCTGAGATTCTGAAGGAGAGAGGAGCTTATAAGATCTACATCATGGCTACACATGGGCTGCTGTCTGCCGATGCCCCCCGTCTTATTGAGGAGTCCGCCATCGACGAG GTGGTGGTGACTAACACCGTCCCTCATGAGGTACAGAAGCTCCAGTGTCCCAAGATCAAGACAGTGGACGTCAGTATGATCCTGGCCGAGGCCATCCGACGCATCCACAATGGGGAGTCCATGGCCTACCTATTCCGCAACATCACGGTGGACGACTAG